GCTCTCTTTCTGAGAATTAGGGTACAAACCAAGGGGGGCTCAGCAAAACCTATTGATAATCACCGGTGactcacatcatcatgtgaccaaaaACCCAATCTGGCGTCCCCGTCACCATCCTCATGCCCCCCTATAAATACGCTCCCCATTCGGCCCTCGTTGATTACCCATTGCGCTTCCTTCACCCTCCTAATCACCTGCGTTAAACCCACCCAAGCCGCCCGTCACTAGACCCCACAtggactccgcctccgcctccgcctcctacAAACTGCAGCTCGCCTGCGCCGCACTCGTGGGCGCCtccgcggccgccgcctccgcctacTACCTGCACTGCCGCGCCGTCGCGCAGCTCAGCGGCGACATCGTCCgcaactccgccgccgccgccaaaggCGACCGGGAGCGGCGGCGCCCACGCGAGGCCGCCGGGAGGAACCCCCCtcccccgcgccgcgccgccgccggctcctCCTCGCTCCCCGACCTCTCCTCCATCTACGCCGCCGGCGGCGTCGCCAGGGGGTACCCTGTGGAGGAGTACGACGACGGCGATGGGGAGGGGGTGGGGGCGTACGTGGACGaggcgctcctcgccgccgccgcctacaTGCAGATCCCCACGGGCTTGCCGAGGCTGCAAGTGGGGCCCGAGGGTACGTTTGTCTTTATATATACTGTTAACTGCACGCGTGGGCAAGCGCGGCTGGCTGGGTGCGGCGGAGTGGATAGGACTGGGGCTTGCCTTGGGCTTGAGAGCGCTAGGTTGTGAAATGGCTTCCGGTTGGGGGCAGTTTGTGTGAGCTTTCGTACTGGGTAGCAACAAGACTAGTAGTACAGACTGTCGGTATGGTAACTTAGTGCGCTTACCCCCTTTGCAACAAGGAATAAAACGTGGCACTCTTATCTTATCAAGTGTTCCTGCAGTAAACATTTAGTGCTAAAAATTATGTACTCTACGGACAGAATTCAGATGGAGTTTCTGTAAGATAAATTCAAGCTCCCTGGTTGCTCAAGAAAAATATAGCTGTTGGTGCCATGACAGGGTGCTTAATCATCAGGAGATAGACTTGTAAATGTTGTGCAGCATCgtgctcttttttttttcttttctatctaTGGTAATACAGTAACAACTAATGATCAATGCAGGCAATAAACAAATTGTTCGTTCGGGTTCAAGCAGACGGGTTGGATTAATCAGACCAAATTCACCCAAGTCCCCTTTTGCTAGTGCAAGTACTTTAGAGAGTGTAGAGGGGTCTGATGAGGATGCCGCGATGAAAGTCAACGGCAAACTTGATAATGGCCATGCGAGCACAAACAGAAATCTTGTAAGTTCCAATCACCCAGTTGCCATCCAGTTCTACCTTTTCTTGTCATAATTGTTAGTCGCTTACTGGCTTACTTATATGCTCAtcttttatatatttttatttatgTTAGGGTAGACTTGACATAAATTTTCATATCAGAAGTCTGCAGATCATGAACATGAAATAAGTGAATTTATGACTTAACATTGTTTCATACTATTAAGCATTAAGTTATTCTTATCGTTTCATCTGCTCTTGTTTCTAGAGTTTTATTTCCTTTCCTGTCATTTTGACTTCAATAGATGTGATAATTAATGAGCTGATGTATCCGCATAGCCTTGCTTTATGCTTACAAAAATGAATCAGGATCACTGGAATGTATTTAACAATCTATAGTGTACAATTGGGATGCATTATAGAAGGCCCGAGCATCAAACATAATCTTTAGCTGCTGAAAGATGTGCTAGAATAATGTCAGCCTGTTTAATGTTACTCAATGGTAACAACCTTTTGTCTGGTAGTTACTCTACAGTTAGTAACGTTGCATAATCAATCTTCTGGCTAGATTTTGTCATAATTAGGATTTAGGAACGCAATAGCAGTATTGTTTGCTGATATGCACCAATTCTATTGAAGGCATATATTCTTCACTTTCTTTTGGTACACCAACTGGAAGTCTGGAACTGATCCGAAGAAAGTTATATTTTTACGTTTAATCCTTGAACAGGAGGGAGAACACAAAGGAAATTCAGTTGTGGAGAATGGGGCTGGAACACCATTAGATGCAAAAAACATGACTCGGTCTCATAgtatatccaatgatcttcatgcgGTTCAACCTGATCCAGTTGCTGCAGATATTCTTCGAAAAGAACCTCAGCAAGAATCATTTATCAAGCTGTTAACTGCACCTCATGGTATGACAATTGAATATATACAACACTGCTAAAaattgtatgcaatgaagttaaCTCTCCTGCAAAAGAAAGGAGATATTAGTTGTATTTACAAGCTTGACAAGTGCAGTTTGTGTTTCGCAAATACAGTGCATTTTTCTAACAGAATATTCACATGTTATACCCAATGTGGATATGTAAGATTTCTCCATTTCAGTCAACTTTCTGCAAGTAAAGAACATTGTTAAATCGTGCAAATGCCAAGTTGTCATTTCCCTTCTTGATTTGCTAGCGATCCTTTTCTTTTGAATGCACACAAGCTAACTTAGACACGCTCAAGATTTGTTTGTTATTCACATGAGTAGATGCTTCTAAACTAATCATCTATTTGTTGCTTTCTCTCCAAGAATTTCTGACCCACTGGGTTGATTTTTTGGTACCATGTATGGGTGAAAGGTTATTAAATATTATTTTCTGTCTgatgccagagattccatctcctGATGAAATAGAGGTCTACAAAATCCTTCAGAAGTGTCTCGAGTTAAGAGATTGTTACCTTTTTAGAGAAGAGGTCGCTCCATGGGAGAAGGAGGTCATAAATGACCCCTGTACACCAAAACCTAATCCTAACCCATTCACTTTTGTGCCTGAATCAAAATCAGAGGTAGCTTACTTCTGCTTGTTTCATTGTCCCAATACCATTTTTTGTCTGTTTTGCCCTGATTTCAACTCTTGATTGTGCTTTCAGCATGTTTTCCAAATGGTCGATGGTGTTGTCCAAGTCTATGCGGATAAAGACCGTAAGGACTCTTGCCAGTTTGCTTTATTGTTCTTAACTAGGCTATTCCAGCATCCTATGACTCATTTATTTCTCCCTTTTTCTCAGGAACAGAAAggatttatcctgttgctgatgcTACAACCTTTTTCACCGACTTACATTATGTTCTCCGGATGACTGCCGCGGGGAACACAAGAACTGTCTGCCATAACCGATTGAATCTTCTAGAACATGTAATCATGTAGTCACTATTTTGTGGCCTGAGTGATTCGGTGAAATCATTTGAAGCTCTCCTATCAGTCTTTTGTGTGATATAGGTTTTTATTCCCTTGCAGAAGTTCAAATTTCATCTGATGTTAAACGCGGACAGGGAGTTTCTTGCCCAAAAAACTGCACCACATCGTGATTTTTACAATGTTAGGAAGGTCGACACTCATGTTCACCACTCAGCATGCATGAATCAGAAACATTTGCTGAGATTCATCAAGTCCAAACTGAGAAAAGAACCTGATGAGGTACATTTATGAATGTTATTCTGAACACTGCCGTACTTCCTTTTAGTAAATATAGCATGACTGTTGACTTATAATCACAATTATTTATGATCTGTCATTTAGGTTGTTATTTTCAGAGATGGTACATATATGACTTTGAAGGAGGTTTTTGAGAGCTTGGACTTAACTGGGTGCGTTTTGCATTTTACACTGTGTATATGTAATGCTGATTCCGCTGCCAGTTGGTTaatcttttttcttgtttttttcttaGGTATGACTTGAATGTTGATTTGCTAGATGTCCATGCGGACAAAAGTACGTTTCATCGTTTTGACAAATTCAACCTTAAATACAATCCATGTGGCCAAAGTAGGCTACGGGAGATTTTCCTTAAACAGGACAATCTTATTCAAGGTATTATTTGTTTCGAAGTCATATTTTTTCCTGGATGGCTTATTTATGTTATTGGCACTTTTGTGCAGTTCACATATTGTTGCAGAATGCCATGTTTCCTGTTCTATATTACCATCATAGTTTCTCCTAAACCTTTCACCCTGTGGAAGTCCTATGAAATGTATGTATGCATGTTTATATAAAAGTCAGGTAAATTTGTCTTGATGTACTGCACCTTTGCCCCCTCACTATGATCACATCCAAACTAGTGCTTTTATTGACAATTATGCATGTTTATTGTGTAGTATGCAACTTCTGATAAACTCCGATCAATTTTCTGATAAATTACTTATATCAATCACTGAGCATTAAAAAGCCATGTGTGTTACCAGTACTTGATATCGGCTCAGGCACAATTCCACAAATTTAGTATTTACTCAGGCGCATATGATTAGTACACAGTTAGGACCTtgtgagctactccctccgttccaaattactcgtcgtggttttagtccaaatttgaactaaaaccacggcgagtaatttggaacggagggagtaaatgatTGATGGTGTAAGCCCAGAAAGTGTCAATTGATATACTTGCTAGTCCTCTTTGTTATAGCCAAATGCCAACAATGGTAGCCAGAGCTTTTAAGCTGCTGAGCCGCGTAGTGGTGCAGTTATACCACTTAATGCTTACTGAGTGTGAGCAGTGTTTGTTGCTCTATAAGTAGACGAGAAAACATCATGAGATACTTTCGAGGAAAAAAATACACGGTCAGGCTAATACATCATTATATGGCTCTTCTTTTTGTTGCAAAATGCTGACGTGTCAGTGTACATCCAGACCAAATAACATGTATTTATTTTCTCCAGGgcacactattgtttttttttctgttataTGTTTCACAAGGTTCTCTGGCCTAAACTAGGCCTAGTGCGAGCTGATTCTTATCAATTAGCTTCCCAGATAAACACTAAATATTTTTTGCAAACTCAGCTTATGAGCTCCTGTGCTTATGAACTGCAAGCAACCACCCTTAGCTTCAGCTTTTCTTTGGTTGCGTCTTACTGGTTTTGCTTTTTATTGTGATTAGTTCTTATAATCACTTTATCAAAAAAATTAATGTTCATGGTAAATTTTGAGATATTTATATTGCTATTTGATTTAAACTAGGACGATTTCTTGCTGAGCTGACGATGCAAGTTTTTTCTGACCTTAATGCAAGCAAGTATCAGGTAAAACTATCAGTTGGATTATTTATTTTCCCCGTTTCTTATGCAGATGCAACTCTTTTTTGAAATGTTTGAACTTAGTCTACTCTAATTTGCTTCACCAGATGGCTGAATATAGGATTTCAATCTATGGGAGGAAGCAAAGTGAGTGGGACCAACTTGCGAGTTGGATAGTAAACAATGAATTGTACAGTGAAAATGTTGTTTGGTTGATTCAGGTACCCTTTCTCCACTTTTGCTGGTATTTATTATTACCTACAACAAGAAGTTCCTATAATTTCTTGCAGTTGGGGAACTGTACTTTGCAGACCCACAGCAATCTGGTACtgcctccgttcacaaatataagatgttttggatatttcaatatagactacatatggactgaaatgaatgaacaaacacactaaaacatgtctatatatatctgatccacaaaaaagttagaacatcttatatttttgaacggagggagtagttggtaaAATTTGTTCACCCTTCTTTTCTTGGGTGTTCCATAGTATATTTTGGATGTTTTCCGTCGTTTGCTCTTTGTAACAAATATATACTTGAAAAACAAACTGTGGGTGCCTAATTATGTTGTCCATCAGTTTATCTAGTGACTGCACTGAACAAATTATTCTTTCTGCATGAACAAAGTCCTCAAAATGTCCATGGATGCAGAGTTGGTATTTTATTCATTATGTTTTGATATGCAGTATCCCATGTAGATAATTATTTTCTCGTACTGTTTTGCAGATTCCACGCTTATATAACGTGTACCAGCAAATGGGCATTGTTACATCATTTCAAAATCTTCTTGACAACATTTTCCTTCCTCTGTTTGAGGTTACTATTGATCCAGCTTCGCACCCGCAGCTTCATGTCTTCCTAAAGCAGGTACAGAAACTCTGTTGTCATCGTTTTTGATTTGGATGCTTATCATATCCCTGCTGTGTTTCTTGTCCCCACACGTGTCTGCCTAATCACTAATGTAGAACAAGTCTGCAAAATAACTTTGTGAAATCTCCGTGTAAAGATAAAATGAAACATTCAAGCGATAGATTTTTGGTATCAAAGACAGCTCTCAAATGGATTTGCTGGTCTATGATGACCAAGTAGAAGCATCCGTTCCACATAGGTGATTTTTATAGAAGCATAGGCGCAAGCTCTTCTCAAAAGTTTTGTAACAAACTGTAGGGAAGCCCCCATTGTATGTATCAGAAGTAACCCAAATTCACATCCATGAGACTTGAACAAAGGCGGTAGGCTTGTTTCAAGTGCTCACTTGCTGTCAGTGCTATGGATGGTCCTGGTATTAGTTTGAAATACACATGGCATTACTAGAAAGATCATGTTTATCtgaagcatatactccctccgtcccaaattactcgtcgctgaaatggatgtatctagaactaaaatacatctagatacatctatacgtgcgacaagtaattcggaacggagggagtactatttaattTGCAACATCTGGAATCGCCTAAACTGGTTAGATTATCTTAGTTTTCTGCATAAAATATCATAGGTTAGATTTCGCCTAAACTAGTTACACAACCATCTATACCTCCCATAGCAGGTAAGCTAGTTTCCATTTCATCTGTGAACTATGAACTTCCAATTCTTCAGAATATACTTGGTCGATCGAACAACTGAGTTGTATGTGGGTGTCTGAGGCTGAGCTAAGGAAGTACTGGGGGCAAGTTGATTCTCACCATTAACTAGATGAATCTGTTGGTTATGACAATTGTCTTCTTGGCTGTTGCAGGTCGTAGGGTTAGATTTGGTTGATGATGAGAGTAAACCTGAAAGGCGTCCAACTAAGCACATGCCTACACCTGAAGAATGGACGAATGTCTTCAACCCAGCATTTTCATATTATGCATACTACTGCTATGCTAACTTGTACACACTGAACAAGGTAGGCATATTCGTCTTCTATCTTTACATGTTACTAGTAAGTAATTCATATATTCAAAACTTCAATTTTCAGCTGCGTGAGTCAAAGGGGATGAATACTATCAAATTCCGTCCACATGCCGGTGAGGTAAAATATCTTCAACATTCCAGTGTTCGACTCTGACATTCCGGATTTATGCTTTCTCTAATTGGTATGGTCATGCAGGCTGGAGACGTTGATCACTTGGCAGCAACATTTCTTCTTTGTCACAGTATATCACATGGAATCAATTTAAGGAAGTCTCCTGTGCTTCAATATCTGTACTACCTTGGTCAGGTAATACTGCCCGTTTTGGTGTTTCCATCATAGGTGTAAATTTTGAGAAATTTACTATGTGGTTGCATTCTTTTAATACTGTGAACTTACAATTTTTAATGTTTAACTGATGGTGTTATTACTTTCTCACAAATTGCTTTTGAATCTTATCAGATTGGTCTGGCAATGTCCCCTCTCAGCAACAACTCCTTGTTTCTTGATTACCATCGGAACCCTTTTCCTATGTTTTTCCAACGAGGACTGAATGTCTCGCTGTCCACGGATGATCCATTGCAAATTCATCTGACAAAAGAGCCATTGGTGGAAGAATACAGCATCGCTGCCTCGGTACCCCCTCTTTCGCTATCCTTCCTTTTTTCACATCATGCAAAAGTATGTATGTGCTTGTGCATAAATGTGTGTTATTCAGTATGCACATACGCCTGTCTACATAACTTGAAATATGGTACAGAACCAGTGCATTCATGCACAAAAAGCATCACAAGCTCATAATCATTGTGGTATTGTTTCAGCTATGGAAGCTCAGTTCTTGTGATCTATGTGAAATTGCGAGAAATTCTGTGTATCAATCAGGGTTTTCACATGCTCTCAAGGTAAGCAGACCTCCTTTTGTTTGTCTTTGGAGCACTATTGGTGGTTCTGAGGATTACCATGTTACGTTCATTTTAATCACAACTAGAATTCTCATTATAAAATTGAGCAAATCCTTGCTTGCTAAGTTCAATAGATGTAAATACAGGAAAACAGCAATGACCCTTTTGATCTCTTTGCAGGCACATTGGATTGGCAAGAACTACTACAAGAGAGGCCCTTCAGGGAACGATATCCACAGAACAAATGTGCCCACCATCAGGATCGAATTCAGGGACCTGGTATGCACATCTTTTTCCCTTTCCTCTTTTGTGTAATGCAGATTCGGATGGCCTTACCAGTCCTTTCCCATAAACCTTAACTAAGATTCTGGCACATGATTTTCAGATCTGGAGAGACGAAATGCAGCTCGTCTACCTCAACAACGTCATCTTGCCCGACGAGGTGGACCAGTAAGAGGCACCTAGGTGTATAAGCTGTAGCCGTCGCGGGGGATGAATCATACTTCAGCTGAATACCATCTCACCAAACAGCCACCACCAAAGTGGAAGAAGAAGACCTACAAAATAAATAATTTCAGATCGCAGGTGCGGAGCGACTGAGCGGCTCACCATTGTGCTAGACTAGCATTACAGGGAGGCAAGTGTGCAAGTGCTTGATGTAAAACTGTCGCCCTTCTCATCTGTAAAGGATTGTAATTAACAAAGGATGCTGTAACTGTTATAACAATATATTGCTAATAAAGTGATGCCGCACTGTTTCTCTCTCAGAGAAAATGTACCGTGAAAAGAGTTTTATTGCAAGTCATATTGCTGAACAATCGAAAACTTGTACAGGTGGAACAGGTCATGGTAGCATTTTCTTGTCATCGGTATGATATTATGGTGTACGAAATGACTCAACCTTTGGGTGGTAAACACATGACGAGTGGAGTCCTTGTGAATCAGCAGAAAATGCAGGTCTATGTCACTGTGTGAACTGGCTTTGTGGGCAGTTGGCCTTTCAGCATGAGTGCGTGTAAAATCTTGCCTAGATGAGCTCACGGCAAAAAATGTAAAAGATGACAAAAAAAAACATGATAGCATTTTCTTCTTTTGAGAGGAAACACCAATATTTTCATTAACCAAATGAAAAGGAACAAGATCAAAGTGAAATAACTACTGTCTCCacaccaaatatggaaatatacaAAATCAACCCTTAAAAGTTGCGACACAACTGAAAATCACAAGACACAGAGTGTTTTTCGTCTCCGGAGTTATGTGCTTGGCCATGAACAAAGATGATATATATTTCAAGCTCTTTTAATTAAGGTGATAAAAGCCTACCGCATTTCAAGCTTTTTTTAATTGACGGTGATAAAAGCCTATACTGCATAAAAGGGAGAACATACAGTTCTTCGAGTGTAAAAATCAATGGAGAGCTGTTTGGTTAAACATGTTTTTAGGGATTTATTAACGGAATTTATAGGCACCACTTGTCAGATCATTGTACATCTTTTAGAGTGAAGAGTGCCTAAGTGCATGGATGAGCCCACGGCAACCTGCCAACTTTTTGACCcagttcaaaaaaaattcatgcGAAGTTTCGCAAATAAATTTAAATGGACTAATTTTGTAGGCCCCCGGCAAGCGCGATGGAGCTCAAAATCTCataaattgtgaatattgttcGAAATTTTGTGCTTTGTCTTTTTTGTATTCACGCCAAATTTGTATTATTATTCATGCACAAATTGAATTTGATGTTGAACTTTTGAACACTATTCGTTAGATTGTAGACATATAATTTGTCTATTCCCGCAATTGTTTTTACTAAATTGTAATTTTTTTGGGCGCTGCTATGCGTTGATCGGTGGATATTTTCAAAAGATCCGCCACATCGTGAGCCGTCTGATCTAGCAGATTGAGCGGCCGAGTGTCACCTTCTACCATTGCAACACAAGTCATGTTGCAATTTTTTTTCCAACATAGGTCAAGTTCCTTTTTTTTACAACAGAGGTATTGGTACATTTTTTTTGCAACACATGTGTTTGTTACAAATTTTTTGCAACGGAGGTCCTGTTGCAATTTCTTTTTTGCAATAGAGATCTTGTTGCAATCTAATTCTTTTGCAACAGAGGCCTTGTTACAACTATTTTTACAACAGAGACATTGCTACAGAAACTCATGTAACAGACAGCGAGTAGCAAGGAGCGACATGGGTCGCACGGACGAGGTGGTGGATGGTCGCGTGCAATCCGCCGGCTGAACCAGAGTGTTTTCCAACTTTTTTTGCACGGTAGTCTTTTTTTTCTGAGATAATCTTGCACGGTAGTCTTTTTTTTTTGAGACGGTAGCACCCATATTCTCGGTGAAAGGAAAAGTGCGCTATACCATGTTTCAGCCCACTAGGACAACGGGCCTAGGCCCAACTCAAATACCCTGCGCGCAATTTCCCTCCCACATTTCGTTTCCCCCACTAGGGTTCCTCACTTCCTCGCTCGCCGCGGCAAATAATTTGGAAGCCCCGGCGAGCGCGACGACAGAGCTCGGTTCCCCTCACCAGGCGAGACGACACCACATTTTGCCTCCCcactctcctccctcctcctcgatgCCGCCGCCGGAGAGGGAGATGGCGCCGGCGATCGGGTCGCGGCAGCTCACGGTGCTGCGGGAGTTCCGCCCGCACGggctcgccgccgaggaggccgacgGCGGGGGCCCCGAGGCGCGGCCGCTCCAGGACtacgactacttcctcttcgaCCCCTCTGTCGCTGcctcccccgcccccgcccctgaggacgaggccgcctcctcctccgtcgccgacggcgaccacGAGCTCTTCATACGCGGCAACCGGTACGCCCCCCTCCACTCTGCGTAATCTGTTTAGAAACGTCGGGAAACCATTGTTGAACTCCACTCACTACTTTGCTACATAATCTGTTTAGGTAGTCGTAGTCCCACGGCTTTGTTTTCCATTTTCTATAATGGCTTCTTCGAGAACACCAAATCATCTTGTTTTTAAACTGACCGGGAGCTCCCGCATTCACCAAACAAGGTCATGGCACTGGTGTCGGTCTGTCTCAGGATTTGAGTTCAGGTTGGTGGGAGGTTGAAAAGTCTCCACACCAGCAGGCTAATTTCCTGTTCCCAACACCAAATCATTTTTTCACACTTGTTAATCAAGCACTAAGGGCTTGCGTGCACAGTGATGGATTTCTTCGAAAAGCGTGGCATGAACCTTGCCTATCCTAGCAAAA
This DNA window, taken from Triticum aestivum cultivar Chinese Spring chromosome 1D, IWGSC CS RefSeq v2.1, whole genome shotgun sequence, encodes the following:
- the LOC123181730 gene encoding probable AMP deaminase isoform X2, with product MDSASASASYKLQLACAALVGASAAAASAYYLHCRAVAQLSGDIVRNSAAAAKGDRERRRPREAAGRNPPPPRRAAAGSSSLPDLSSIYAAGGVARGYPVEEYDDGDGEGVGAYVDEALLAAAAYMQIPTGLPRLQVGPEGNKQIVRSGSSRRVGLIRPNSPKSPFASASTLESVEGSDEDAAMKVNGKLDNGHASTNRNLEGEHKGNSVVENGAGTPLDAKNMTRSHSISNDLHAVQPDPVAADILRKEPQQESFIKLLTAPHEIPSPDEIEVYKILQKCLELRDCYLFREEVAPWEKEVINDPCTPKPNPNPFTFVPESKSEHVFQMVDGVVQVYADKDQRIYPVADATTFFTDLHYVLRMTAAGNTRTVCHNRLNLLEHKFKFHLMLNADREFLAQKTAPHRDFYNVRKVDTHVHHSACMNQKHLLRFIKSKLRKEPDEVVIFRDGTYMTLKEVFESLDLTGYDLNVDLLDVHADKSTFHRFDKFNLKYNPCGQSRLREIFLKQDNLIQGRFLAELTMQVFSDLNASKYQMAEYRISIYGRKQSEWDQLASWIVNNELYSENVVWLIQIPRLYNVYQQMGIVTSFQNLLDNIFLPLFEVTIDPASHPQLHVFLKQVVGLDLVDDESKPERRPTKHMPTPEEWTNVFNPAFSYYAYYCYANLYTLNKLRESKGMNTIKFRPHAGEAGDVDHLAATFLLCHSISHGINLRKSPVLQYLYYLGQIGLAMSPLSNNSLFLDYHRNPFPMFFQRGLNVSLSTDDPLQIHLTKEPLVEEYSIAASLWKLSSCDLCEIARNSVYQSGFSHALKAHWIGKNYYKRGPSGNDIHRTNVPTIRIEFRDLIWRDEMQLVYLNNVILPDEVDQ
- the LOC123181730 gene encoding probable AMP deaminase isoform X1: MDSASASASYKLQLACAALVGASAAAASAYYLHCRAVAQLSGDIVRNSAAAAKGDRERRRPREAAGRNPPPPRRAAAGSSSLPDLSSIYAAGGVARGYPVEEYDDGDGEGVGAYVDEALLAAAAYMQIPTGLPRLQVGPEGNKQIVRSGSSRRVGLIRPNSPKSPFASASTLESVEGSDEDAAMKVNGKLDNGHASTNRNLEGEHKGNSVVENGAGTPLDAKNMTRSHSISNDLHAVQPDPVAADILRKEPQQESFIKLLTAPHEIPSPDEIEVYKILQKCLELRDCYLFREEVAPWEKEVINDPCTPKPNPNPFTFVPESKSEHVFQMVDGVVQVYADKDRTERIYPVADATTFFTDLHYVLRMTAAGNTRTVCHNRLNLLEHKFKFHLMLNADREFLAQKTAPHRDFYNVRKVDTHVHHSACMNQKHLLRFIKSKLRKEPDEVVIFRDGTYMTLKEVFESLDLTGYDLNVDLLDVHADKSTFHRFDKFNLKYNPCGQSRLREIFLKQDNLIQGRFLAELTMQVFSDLNASKYQMAEYRISIYGRKQSEWDQLASWIVNNELYSENVVWLIQIPRLYNVYQQMGIVTSFQNLLDNIFLPLFEVTIDPASHPQLHVFLKQVVGLDLVDDESKPERRPTKHMPTPEEWTNVFNPAFSYYAYYCYANLYTLNKLRESKGMNTIKFRPHAGEAGDVDHLAATFLLCHSISHGINLRKSPVLQYLYYLGQIGLAMSPLSNNSLFLDYHRNPFPMFFQRGLNVSLSTDDPLQIHLTKEPLVEEYSIAASLWKLSSCDLCEIARNSVYQSGFSHALKAHWIGKNYYKRGPSGNDIHRTNVPTIRIEFRDLIWRDEMQLVYLNNVILPDEVDQ